One genomic window of Struthio camelus isolate bStrCam1 chromosome 1, bStrCam1.hap1, whole genome shotgun sequence includes the following:
- the LOC104147282 gene encoding sodium- and chloride-dependent GABA transporter 2 isoform X3 gives MKETPSEGGMDYRVPGAVSNGETIPAHPGVEKEKEEDQTLERGQWNNKLEYVLSAAGEIIGLGNVWRFPYLCYKNGGGAFFIPYLIFLFTCGIPVFLLETALGQYTSQGGVTAWRRICPLFEGIGYASQVIVMLLNFYYIIVLAWALFYLFSSFTIDLPWGSCDHEWNTGSCMEFQKTNSTLNVTNENATSPVIEFWERRVLKISDGIQHLGSLRWELALCLLLAWIICYFCIWKGVKSTGKVWMDAGTQIFFSYAICLGCLTALGSYNKYHNNCYRDCMALCFLNSGTSFVAGFAIFSILGFMAREQGVPIAEVAESGPGLAFIAYPRAVVMLPFSPLWACFFFLMIVLLGLDSQFVCVESLVTALVDMYPTIFRKKNRRETLILLVSVFSYLVGLVMLTEGGMYVFQLFDYYAASGMCLLFVAVFETLCIAWVYGAERFYDNIEDMIGYRPWPIIKYCWLFITPAVCMATFLFSLIKYTPLTYNKKYVYPWWGDTLGWLLALSSMVCIPLWIIYKLSTVKGSLRERLHQLTCPLEDLPSRPGMGQPLPSTRAGLLMLTELESHC, from the exons ATGAAGGAAACTCCTTCTGAAGGCGGGATGGATTACAGAGTCCCCGGTGCAGTTAGCAATGGCGAAACGATACCTGCACATCCAGgtgtggaaaaggagaaggaagaggatcaAACTCTGGAACGAGGCCAGTGGAATAACAAGCTGGAGTATGTGCTGTCCGCGGCTGGGGAGATCATCGGTCTGGGAAACGTGTGGCGGTTCCCCTACCTCTGCTACAAGAATGGTGGAG GTGCCTTCTTCATTCCCTacctcatcttcctcttcaccTGTGGGATCCCAGTGTTCCTCCTGGAAACAGCACTAGGGCAGTACACGAGCCAGGGAGGGGTGACGGCCTGGAGGAGGATTTGCCCTCTCTTTGAAG GAATTGGCTATGCCTCACAGGTCATTGTCATGCTTCTCAACTTCTACTACATTATTGTCCTGGCCTGGGCCTTGTTTTATCTCTTCAGTTCGTTCACCATAGACCTTCCTTGGGGCAGCTGTGACCATGAGTGGAACACAG GGAGCTGCATGGAATTCCAGAAGACGAACTCCACGCTAAATGTGACGAATGAAAATGCTACCTCCCCTGTCATCGAGTTCTGGGA GAGGAGAGTGCTAAAGATTTCTGACGGTATCCAGCACCTGGGCAGCCTGCGCTGGGAGCTGGCTCTATGTCTGCTGCTGGCGTGGATCATCTGCTACTTCTGCATCTGGAAAGGGGTCAAGTCCACAGGGAAG GTCTGGATGGATGCAGGCACTCAGATCTTCTTCTCGTATGCAATTTGTCTGGGATGCCTGACAGCTCTGGGTAGCTACAACAAATACCATAACAACTGCTACAG ggACTGCATGGCTCTCTGCTTCCTCAACAGTGGCACCAGCTTTGTGGCTGGCTTTGCCATCTTCTCCATCCTGGGCTTCATGGCAAGGGAGCAGGGTGTGCCCATCGCCGAAGTGGCTGAGTCAG GGCCTGGCCTGGCATTCATCGCCTACCCTCGGGCTGTCGTCATGTTGCCCTTCTCCCCGCTTTGGGCCTGCTTCTTCTTCCTGATGATTGTTTTGCTGGGACTGGACAGCCAG TTTGTCTGCGTGGAGAGCCTCGTCACAGCTCTTGTTGACATGTACCCCACCATCTTCCGCAAGAAGAACCGCCGGGAAACCCTCATCTTACTGGTCTCCGTCTTCTCCTATCTAGTCGGACTGGTGATGCTCACGGAG GGGGGGATGTATGTCTTCCAGCTCTTTGATTACTATGCTGCCAGTGGCATGTGCCTGCTCTTTGTGGCCGTCTTCGAGACCCTCTGCATCGCCTGGGTCTATG GTGCCGAGCGTTTCTATGATAACATTGAAGACATGATTGGGTACCGTCCATGGCCCATCATCAAATACTGCTGGCTGTTCATCACACCGGCAGTTTGCATG GCAACCTTCCTGTTTTCTCTGATCAAATACACCCCGCTAACCTACAACAAGAAGTATGTGTACCCCTGGTGGGGAGACACCCTGGGGTGGCTGCTGGCCCTCTCCTCCATGGTGTGCATCCCGCTTTGGATCATCTACAAACTCTCCACCGTCAAAGGCTCCCTCAGAGAG
- the LOC104147282 gene encoding sodium- and chloride-dependent GABA transporter 2 isoform X2, translating to MKETPSEGGMDYRVPGAVSNGETIPAHPGVEKEKEEDQTLERGQWNNKLEYVLSAAGEIIGLGNVWRFPYLCYKNGGGAFFIPYLIFLFTCGIPVFLLETALGQYTSQGGVTAWRRICPLFEGIGYASQVIVMLLNFYYIIVLAWALFYLFSSFTIDLPWGSCDHEWNTGSCMEFQKTNSTLNVTNENATSPVIEFWERRVLKISDGIQHLGSLRWELALCLLLAWIICYFCIWKGVKSTGKVVYFTATFPYLMLVVLLIRGVSLPGASQGILFYLYPDLSRLRDPQVWMDAGTQIFFSYAICLGCLTALGSYNKYHNNCYRDCMALCFLNSGTSFVAGFAIFSILGFMAREQGVPIAEVAESGPGLAFIAYPRAVVMLPFSPLWACFFFLMIVLLGLDSQFVCVESLVTALVDMYPTIFRKKNRRETLILLVSVFSYLVGLVMLTEGGMYVFQLFDYYAASGMCLLFVAVFETLCIAWVYGAERFYDNIEDMIGYRPWPIIKYCWLFITPAVCMATFLFSLIKYTPLTYNKKYVYPWWGDTLGWLLALSSMVCIPLWIIYKLSTVKGSLRERLHQLTCPLEDLPSRPGMGQPLPSTRAGLLMLTELESHC from the exons ATGAAGGAAACTCCTTCTGAAGGCGGGATGGATTACAGAGTCCCCGGTGCAGTTAGCAATGGCGAAACGATACCTGCACATCCAGgtgtggaaaaggagaaggaagaggatcaAACTCTGGAACGAGGCCAGTGGAATAACAAGCTGGAGTATGTGCTGTCCGCGGCTGGGGAGATCATCGGTCTGGGAAACGTGTGGCGGTTCCCCTACCTCTGCTACAAGAATGGTGGAG GTGCCTTCTTCATTCCCTacctcatcttcctcttcaccTGTGGGATCCCAGTGTTCCTCCTGGAAACAGCACTAGGGCAGTACACGAGCCAGGGAGGGGTGACGGCCTGGAGGAGGATTTGCCCTCTCTTTGAAG GAATTGGCTATGCCTCACAGGTCATTGTCATGCTTCTCAACTTCTACTACATTATTGTCCTGGCCTGGGCCTTGTTTTATCTCTTCAGTTCGTTCACCATAGACCTTCCTTGGGGCAGCTGTGACCATGAGTGGAACACAG GGAGCTGCATGGAATTCCAGAAGACGAACTCCACGCTAAATGTGACGAATGAAAATGCTACCTCCCCTGTCATCGAGTTCTGGGA GAGGAGAGTGCTAAAGATTTCTGACGGTATCCAGCACCTGGGCAGCCTGCGCTGGGAGCTGGCTCTATGTCTGCTGCTGGCGTGGATCATCTGCTACTTCTGCATCTGGAAAGGGGTCAAGTCCACAGGGAAG GTGGTGTATTTCACGGCCACGTTCCCATACCTCATGCTGGTAGTTCTGCTGATCAGGGGGGTCTCCCTGCCAGGGGCTTCCCAAGGAATCCTGTTTTACCTTTATCCAGACCTCAGTCGCCTCAGGGACCCCCAG GTCTGGATGGATGCAGGCACTCAGATCTTCTTCTCGTATGCAATTTGTCTGGGATGCCTGACAGCTCTGGGTAGCTACAACAAATACCATAACAACTGCTACAG ggACTGCATGGCTCTCTGCTTCCTCAACAGTGGCACCAGCTTTGTGGCTGGCTTTGCCATCTTCTCCATCCTGGGCTTCATGGCAAGGGAGCAGGGTGTGCCCATCGCCGAAGTGGCTGAGTCAG GGCCTGGCCTGGCATTCATCGCCTACCCTCGGGCTGTCGTCATGTTGCCCTTCTCCCCGCTTTGGGCCTGCTTCTTCTTCCTGATGATTGTTTTGCTGGGACTGGACAGCCAG TTTGTCTGCGTGGAGAGCCTCGTCACAGCTCTTGTTGACATGTACCCCACCATCTTCCGCAAGAAGAACCGCCGGGAAACCCTCATCTTACTGGTCTCCGTCTTCTCCTATCTAGTCGGACTGGTGATGCTCACGGAG GGGGGGATGTATGTCTTCCAGCTCTTTGATTACTATGCTGCCAGTGGCATGTGCCTGCTCTTTGTGGCCGTCTTCGAGACCCTCTGCATCGCCTGGGTCTATG GTGCCGAGCGTTTCTATGATAACATTGAAGACATGATTGGGTACCGTCCATGGCCCATCATCAAATACTGCTGGCTGTTCATCACACCGGCAGTTTGCATG GCAACCTTCCTGTTTTCTCTGATCAAATACACCCCGCTAACCTACAACAAGAAGTATGTGTACCCCTGGTGGGGAGACACCCTGGGGTGGCTGCTGGCCCTCTCCTCCATGGTGTGCATCCCGCTTTGGATCATCTACAAACTCTCCACCGTCAAAGGCTCCCTCAGAGAG
- the LOC104147282 gene encoding sodium- and chloride-dependent GABA transporter 2 isoform X1, whose translation MDYRVPGAVSNGETIPAHPGVEKEKEEDQTLERGQWNNKLEYVLSAAGEIIGLGNVWRFPYLCYKNGGGAFFIPYLIFLFTCGIPVFLLETALGQYTSQGGVTAWRRICPLFEGIGYASQVIVMLLNFYYIIVLAWALFYLFSSFTIDLPWGSCDHEWNTGSCMEFQKTNSTLNVTNENATSPVIEFWERRVLKISDGIQHLGSLRWELALCLLLAWIICYFCIWKGVKSTGKVVYFTATFPYLMLVVLLIRGVSLPGASQGILFYLYPDLSRLRDPQVWMDAGTQIFFSYAICLGCLTALGSYNKYHNNCYRDCMALCFLNSGTSFVAGFAIFSILGFMAREQGVPIAEVAESGPGLAFIAYPRAVVMLPFSPLWACFFFLMIVLLGLDSQFVCVESLVTALVDMYPTIFRKKNRRETLILLVSVFSYLVGLVMLTEGGMYVFQLFDYYAASGMCLLFVAVFETLCIAWVYGAERFYDNIEDMIGYRPWPIIKYCWLFITPAVCMATFLFSLIKYTPLTYNKKYVYPWWGDTLGWLLALSSMVCIPLWIIYKLSTVKGSLRERLHQLTCPLEDLPSRPGMGQPLPSTRAGLLMLTELESHC comes from the exons ATGGATTACAGAGTCCCCGGTGCAGTTAGCAATGGCGAAACGATACCTGCACATCCAGgtgtggaaaaggagaaggaagaggatcaAACTCTGGAACGAGGCCAGTGGAATAACAAGCTGGAGTATGTGCTGTCCGCGGCTGGGGAGATCATCGGTCTGGGAAACGTGTGGCGGTTCCCCTACCTCTGCTACAAGAATGGTGGAG GTGCCTTCTTCATTCCCTacctcatcttcctcttcaccTGTGGGATCCCAGTGTTCCTCCTGGAAACAGCACTAGGGCAGTACACGAGCCAGGGAGGGGTGACGGCCTGGAGGAGGATTTGCCCTCTCTTTGAAG GAATTGGCTATGCCTCACAGGTCATTGTCATGCTTCTCAACTTCTACTACATTATTGTCCTGGCCTGGGCCTTGTTTTATCTCTTCAGTTCGTTCACCATAGACCTTCCTTGGGGCAGCTGTGACCATGAGTGGAACACAG GGAGCTGCATGGAATTCCAGAAGACGAACTCCACGCTAAATGTGACGAATGAAAATGCTACCTCCCCTGTCATCGAGTTCTGGGA GAGGAGAGTGCTAAAGATTTCTGACGGTATCCAGCACCTGGGCAGCCTGCGCTGGGAGCTGGCTCTATGTCTGCTGCTGGCGTGGATCATCTGCTACTTCTGCATCTGGAAAGGGGTCAAGTCCACAGGGAAG GTGGTGTATTTCACGGCCACGTTCCCATACCTCATGCTGGTAGTTCTGCTGATCAGGGGGGTCTCCCTGCCAGGGGCTTCCCAAGGAATCCTGTTTTACCTTTATCCAGACCTCAGTCGCCTCAGGGACCCCCAG GTCTGGATGGATGCAGGCACTCAGATCTTCTTCTCGTATGCAATTTGTCTGGGATGCCTGACAGCTCTGGGTAGCTACAACAAATACCATAACAACTGCTACAG ggACTGCATGGCTCTCTGCTTCCTCAACAGTGGCACCAGCTTTGTGGCTGGCTTTGCCATCTTCTCCATCCTGGGCTTCATGGCAAGGGAGCAGGGTGTGCCCATCGCCGAAGTGGCTGAGTCAG GGCCTGGCCTGGCATTCATCGCCTACCCTCGGGCTGTCGTCATGTTGCCCTTCTCCCCGCTTTGGGCCTGCTTCTTCTTCCTGATGATTGTTTTGCTGGGACTGGACAGCCAG TTTGTCTGCGTGGAGAGCCTCGTCACAGCTCTTGTTGACATGTACCCCACCATCTTCCGCAAGAAGAACCGCCGGGAAACCCTCATCTTACTGGTCTCCGTCTTCTCCTATCTAGTCGGACTGGTGATGCTCACGGAG GGGGGGATGTATGTCTTCCAGCTCTTTGATTACTATGCTGCCAGTGGCATGTGCCTGCTCTTTGTGGCCGTCTTCGAGACCCTCTGCATCGCCTGGGTCTATG GTGCCGAGCGTTTCTATGATAACATTGAAGACATGATTGGGTACCGTCCATGGCCCATCATCAAATACTGCTGGCTGTTCATCACACCGGCAGTTTGCATG GCAACCTTCCTGTTTTCTCTGATCAAATACACCCCGCTAACCTACAACAAGAAGTATGTGTACCCCTGGTGGGGAGACACCCTGGGGTGGCTGCTGGCCCTCTCCTCCATGGTGTGCATCCCGCTTTGGATCATCTACAAACTCTCCACCGTCAAAGGCTCCCTCAGAGAG
- the LOC104147282 gene encoding sodium- and chloride-dependent GABA transporter 2 isoform X4: protein MEMGPQAYVVVKGAFFIPYLIFLFTCGIPVFLLETALGQYTSQGGVTAWRRICPLFEGIGYASQVIVMLLNFYYIIVLAWALFYLFSSFTIDLPWGSCDHEWNTGSCMEFQKTNSTLNVTNENATSPVIEFWERRVLKISDGIQHLGSLRWELALCLLLAWIICYFCIWKGVKSTGKVVYFTATFPYLMLVVLLIRGVSLPGASQGILFYLYPDLSRLRDPQVWMDAGTQIFFSYAICLGCLTALGSYNKYHNNCYRDCMALCFLNSGTSFVAGFAIFSILGFMAREQGVPIAEVAESGPGLAFIAYPRAVVMLPFSPLWACFFFLMIVLLGLDSQFVCVESLVTALVDMYPTIFRKKNRRETLILLVSVFSYLVGLVMLTEGGMYVFQLFDYYAASGMCLLFVAVFETLCIAWVYGAERFYDNIEDMIGYRPWPIIKYCWLFITPAVCMATFLFSLIKYTPLTYNKKYVYPWWGDTLGWLLALSSMVCIPLWIIYKLSTVKGSLRERLHQLTCPLEDLPSRPGMGQPLPSTRAGLLMLTELESHC, encoded by the exons ATGGAGATGGGCCCCCAGGCCTACGTGGTTGTGAAAG GTGCCTTCTTCATTCCCTacctcatcttcctcttcaccTGTGGGATCCCAGTGTTCCTCCTGGAAACAGCACTAGGGCAGTACACGAGCCAGGGAGGGGTGACGGCCTGGAGGAGGATTTGCCCTCTCTTTGAAG GAATTGGCTATGCCTCACAGGTCATTGTCATGCTTCTCAACTTCTACTACATTATTGTCCTGGCCTGGGCCTTGTTTTATCTCTTCAGTTCGTTCACCATAGACCTTCCTTGGGGCAGCTGTGACCATGAGTGGAACACAG GGAGCTGCATGGAATTCCAGAAGACGAACTCCACGCTAAATGTGACGAATGAAAATGCTACCTCCCCTGTCATCGAGTTCTGGGA GAGGAGAGTGCTAAAGATTTCTGACGGTATCCAGCACCTGGGCAGCCTGCGCTGGGAGCTGGCTCTATGTCTGCTGCTGGCGTGGATCATCTGCTACTTCTGCATCTGGAAAGGGGTCAAGTCCACAGGGAAG GTGGTGTATTTCACGGCCACGTTCCCATACCTCATGCTGGTAGTTCTGCTGATCAGGGGGGTCTCCCTGCCAGGGGCTTCCCAAGGAATCCTGTTTTACCTTTATCCAGACCTCAGTCGCCTCAGGGACCCCCAG GTCTGGATGGATGCAGGCACTCAGATCTTCTTCTCGTATGCAATTTGTCTGGGATGCCTGACAGCTCTGGGTAGCTACAACAAATACCATAACAACTGCTACAG ggACTGCATGGCTCTCTGCTTCCTCAACAGTGGCACCAGCTTTGTGGCTGGCTTTGCCATCTTCTCCATCCTGGGCTTCATGGCAAGGGAGCAGGGTGTGCCCATCGCCGAAGTGGCTGAGTCAG GGCCTGGCCTGGCATTCATCGCCTACCCTCGGGCTGTCGTCATGTTGCCCTTCTCCCCGCTTTGGGCCTGCTTCTTCTTCCTGATGATTGTTTTGCTGGGACTGGACAGCCAG TTTGTCTGCGTGGAGAGCCTCGTCACAGCTCTTGTTGACATGTACCCCACCATCTTCCGCAAGAAGAACCGCCGGGAAACCCTCATCTTACTGGTCTCCGTCTTCTCCTATCTAGTCGGACTGGTGATGCTCACGGAG GGGGGGATGTATGTCTTCCAGCTCTTTGATTACTATGCTGCCAGTGGCATGTGCCTGCTCTTTGTGGCCGTCTTCGAGACCCTCTGCATCGCCTGGGTCTATG GTGCCGAGCGTTTCTATGATAACATTGAAGACATGATTGGGTACCGTCCATGGCCCATCATCAAATACTGCTGGCTGTTCATCACACCGGCAGTTTGCATG GCAACCTTCCTGTTTTCTCTGATCAAATACACCCCGCTAACCTACAACAAGAAGTATGTGTACCCCTGGTGGGGAGACACCCTGGGGTGGCTGCTGGCCCTCTCCTCCATGGTGTGCATCCCGCTTTGGATCATCTACAAACTCTCCACCGTCAAAGGCTCCCTCAGAGAG
- the LOC104147282 gene encoding sodium- and chloride-dependent GABA transporter 2 isoform X5 encodes MKETPSEGGMDYRVPGAVSNGETIPAHPGVEKEKEEDQTLERGQWNNKLEYVLSAAGEIIGLGNVWRFPYLCYKNGGGAFFIPYLIFLFTCGIPVFLLETALGQYTSQGGVTAWRRICPLFEGIGYASQVIVMLLNFYYIIVLAWALFYLFSSFTIDLPWGSCDHEWNTGSCMEFQKTNSTLNVTNENATSPVIEFWERRVLKISDGIQHLGSLRWELALCLLLAWIICYFCIWKGVKSTGKVVYFTATFPYLMLVVLLIRGVSLPGASQGILFYLYPDLSRLRDPQVWMDAGTQIFFSYAICLGCLTALGSYNKYHNNCYRDCMALCFLNSGTSFVAGFAIFSILGFMAREQGVPIAEVAESGPGLAFIAYPRAVVMLPFSPLWACFFFLMIVLLGLDSQFVCVESLVTALVDMYPTIFRKKNRRETLILLVSVFSYLVGLVMLTELSVWT; translated from the exons ATGAAGGAAACTCCTTCTGAAGGCGGGATGGATTACAGAGTCCCCGGTGCAGTTAGCAATGGCGAAACGATACCTGCACATCCAGgtgtggaaaaggagaaggaagaggatcaAACTCTGGAACGAGGCCAGTGGAATAACAAGCTGGAGTATGTGCTGTCCGCGGCTGGGGAGATCATCGGTCTGGGAAACGTGTGGCGGTTCCCCTACCTCTGCTACAAGAATGGTGGAG GTGCCTTCTTCATTCCCTacctcatcttcctcttcaccTGTGGGATCCCAGTGTTCCTCCTGGAAACAGCACTAGGGCAGTACACGAGCCAGGGAGGGGTGACGGCCTGGAGGAGGATTTGCCCTCTCTTTGAAG GAATTGGCTATGCCTCACAGGTCATTGTCATGCTTCTCAACTTCTACTACATTATTGTCCTGGCCTGGGCCTTGTTTTATCTCTTCAGTTCGTTCACCATAGACCTTCCTTGGGGCAGCTGTGACCATGAGTGGAACACAG GGAGCTGCATGGAATTCCAGAAGACGAACTCCACGCTAAATGTGACGAATGAAAATGCTACCTCCCCTGTCATCGAGTTCTGGGA GAGGAGAGTGCTAAAGATTTCTGACGGTATCCAGCACCTGGGCAGCCTGCGCTGGGAGCTGGCTCTATGTCTGCTGCTGGCGTGGATCATCTGCTACTTCTGCATCTGGAAAGGGGTCAAGTCCACAGGGAAG GTGGTGTATTTCACGGCCACGTTCCCATACCTCATGCTGGTAGTTCTGCTGATCAGGGGGGTCTCCCTGCCAGGGGCTTCCCAAGGAATCCTGTTTTACCTTTATCCAGACCTCAGTCGCCTCAGGGACCCCCAG GTCTGGATGGATGCAGGCACTCAGATCTTCTTCTCGTATGCAATTTGTCTGGGATGCCTGACAGCTCTGGGTAGCTACAACAAATACCATAACAACTGCTACAG ggACTGCATGGCTCTCTGCTTCCTCAACAGTGGCACCAGCTTTGTGGCTGGCTTTGCCATCTTCTCCATCCTGGGCTTCATGGCAAGGGAGCAGGGTGTGCCCATCGCCGAAGTGGCTGAGTCAG GGCCTGGCCTGGCATTCATCGCCTACCCTCGGGCTGTCGTCATGTTGCCCTTCTCCCCGCTTTGGGCCTGCTTCTTCTTCCTGATGATTGTTTTGCTGGGACTGGACAGCCAG TTTGTCTGCGTGGAGAGCCTCGTCACAGCTCTTGTTGACATGTACCCCACCATCTTCCGCAAGAAGAACCGCCGGGAAACCCTCATCTTACTGGTCTCCGTCTTCTCCTATCTAGTCGGACTGGTGATGCTCACGGAG CTTTCTGTCTGGACTTAA